The following coding sequences lie in one Polynucleobacter necessarius genomic window:
- a CDS encoding peroxiredoxin — protein sequence MIAVGQKLPNATLYEFFDEESEGCSLGPNAFEVEKLAAGKKIVIFALPGAFTPTCSAKHVPSYVEHYDAIKAKGIDEIWCVSVNDPFVMGAWGRDQKVGKKIRMLGDGSCEFTKKLGLELDLVSHGLGVRSDRYAMIVEDGVVKSLDREAPGKYEVSDAASILKKL from the coding sequence ATGATTGCTGTTGGACAAAAATTACCGAACGCTACTCTTTACGAATTTTTTGATGAAGAGAGCGAAGGGTGCTCTTTAGGGCCTAATGCTTTTGAAGTTGAGAAATTAGCTGCAGGTAAAAAGATTGTTATTTTTGCTTTACCTGGTGCATTTACGCCTACTTGTTCCGCTAAACATGTGCCTAGTTATGTTGAGCACTACGACGCTATTAAGGCAAAGGGTATTGATGAGATTTGGTGTGTTTCTGTAAACGATCCATTCGTAATGGGTGCATGGGGACGTGATCAAAAGGTAGGTAAAAAGATTCGTATGCTAGGCGATGGTAGTTGTGAGTTCACCAAAAAACTCGGCTTAGAGTTGGACTTGGTTTCTCATGGTCTAGGTGTACGTTCTGATCGGTATGCAATGATTGTTGAAGATGGCGTAGTGAAGTCATTGGATCGTGAAGCACCAGGCAAGTATGAGGTGAGTGATGCTGCCTCAATCCTCAAAAAACTGTAA
- the ftsA gene encoding cell division protein FtsA has translation MSKDNRDILVGLDIGTSKVVALVAELAPDGQFNVVGVGQTASKGLKKGVVVNIEATVQSIQKALEEAEVMADRQIVQVFTGIAGNHIVSFNSSGMVAIRDKEVGPGDVERVLETAKAINIPTDQQILHILVQEFIIDGQEDVREPIGMSGLRLEVKVHIVTGAVSAAQNIVKCVRRCGLEVNDLILQPLASSLAVLTEDEKELGVVLVDIGGGTTDIAIYCHGSIRHTAVIPIAGDQITNDIAMALRTPTIDAEDLKITYGIARQEMADPTAMIDVPGVGDREPRPMSKQALAAIIEPRVEELFTLVRGVVRDSGYEDMVSSGIVLTGGTALMPGMVELAEQVFLRPARVGTLEYRGHLHEVLRSPRYATSIGLMMEGQVQLLRGRRVSQSGALQGVISRMKEWFAGNF, from the coding sequence ATGAGCAAAGACAATCGAGATATTTTGGTTGGTTTAGATATTGGAACTTCCAAGGTAGTTGCCTTGGTGGCCGAATTAGCCCCTGATGGTCAATTCAATGTAGTTGGGGTTGGTCAAACAGCGTCCAAAGGTCTAAAAAAAGGTGTTGTAGTCAATATTGAAGCTACTGTTCAGTCAATTCAGAAAGCGCTTGAAGAGGCTGAAGTGATGGCTGATCGTCAGATCGTGCAAGTATTTACTGGTATTGCAGGTAATCACATTGTGAGCTTTAACTCTAGTGGCATGGTTGCAATACGAGATAAAGAAGTTGGTCCTGGCGATGTGGAGCGTGTTTTAGAAACAGCAAAAGCAATCAATATTCCAACTGATCAGCAGATCCTACATATCCTCGTTCAAGAATTCATTATTGATGGGCAAGAAGATGTACGTGAACCTATTGGTATGAGTGGTCTGCGTTTAGAGGTAAAGGTACACATTGTTACCGGAGCAGTAAGTGCTGCGCAAAATATTGTGAAGTGTGTACGTCGTTGCGGTCTTGAGGTAAATGATCTTATTTTGCAACCGTTGGCTTCAAGTCTAGCGGTATTAACTGAAGATGAGAAAGAACTTGGCGTCGTCTTAGTGGATATAGGTGGTGGCACAACAGACATTGCTATTTATTGTCATGGTTCAATTCGCCATACCGCTGTTATTCCTATCGCAGGCGATCAAATTACTAATGACATTGCCATGGCATTGCGTACGCCAACCATTGATGCGGAAGATTTGAAAATTACCTATGGCATCGCGCGTCAAGAGATGGCAGATCCAACTGCAATGATTGATGTTCCTGGTGTGGGAGATCGTGAGCCGCGCCCAATGTCTAAGCAAGCTCTCGCAGCAATTATTGAGCCTCGAGTTGAAGAATTATTTACGCTAGTAAGAGGTGTAGTTCGTGATTCTGGTTACGAAGATATGGTTTCTTCTGGAATTGTTCTGACTGGCGGTACTGCATTAATGCCAGGCATGGTGGAGTTGGCTGAGCAAGTTTTCTTAAGACCCGCTCGCGTTGGTACACTTGAATATCGCGGACATTTACATGAGGTTTTGCGTAGCCCTAGATATGCCACCAGCATTGGATTGATGATGGAAGGCCAGGTCCAGTTACTGCGTGGTCGTCGAGTTTCTCAATCGGGTGCTCTGCAAGGAGTGATCTCGCGCATGAAGGAATGGTTCGCAGGAAATTTTTAA
- the murC gene encoding UDP-N-acetylmuramate--L-alanine ligase yields the protein MKHIVQQIYFIGIGGAGMSGIAEVLLNLGYQVSGSDLAEGAVTKRLKDLGAVIHIGHDPKNIGTAEAVVISTAVTGNNPEVLAARAAKVPVIQRAVMLGELMRLKQGIAIAGTHGKTTTTSLVASVLAEGGLDPTFVIGGKLNSAGANARLGRGDFIVVEADESDASFLQLFPAMEVVTNIDADHMETYQHDMARLKQAFVQFIQRMPFYGVAVLCIDDANVRDIIPFVSQPVLRYGLSEDADIRASNVRADGAQMHFTVDRRTVRRHGNKPGLLNITLNLPGIHNVRNALAAIGIATELGVGDEAITKALSEFGGVGRRFQCHGEIALVAGGSFTLIDDYGHHPVEMAATLAAARGAYPGRRLVLAFQPHRFTRTRDCFGEFVQVLRNFDALVLTDVYPAGEAKIPGADGKSLMKAAIAEDKNSKSLLNSDAVAFAANVTEMPEKLSQVLKDGDVLITMGAGSISALPHMLVEAKYV from the coding sequence ATGAAGCATATTGTTCAGCAAATTTATTTCATTGGTATCGGCGGTGCTGGTATGAGCGGTATTGCCGAGGTTCTTTTGAATTTGGGATACCAAGTCTCAGGGTCAGATCTGGCTGAGGGCGCAGTTACTAAGCGACTAAAAGATTTGGGTGCTGTGATTCACATTGGCCACGATCCTAAAAATATTGGCACTGCTGAAGCAGTTGTGATCTCTACTGCAGTTACTGGAAATAACCCAGAGGTTTTGGCCGCACGTGCAGCAAAGGTTCCAGTCATTCAGCGTGCCGTCATGTTGGGTGAATTGATGCGCCTCAAGCAGGGTATCGCGATTGCTGGGACACATGGCAAAACGACAACAACTAGCTTAGTTGCATCAGTTTTAGCTGAAGGCGGCCTTGATCCAACTTTTGTGATTGGCGGTAAGCTAAATTCTGCTGGTGCTAATGCGCGTCTAGGACGTGGTGATTTTATTGTGGTTGAAGCAGACGAATCGGATGCATCATTCTTGCAACTATTTCCAGCAATGGAGGTGGTTACCAACATTGATGCCGATCATATGGAAACATACCAGCATGATATGGCGCGCTTGAAGCAAGCATTTGTCCAGTTTATTCAGCGTATGCCATTTTATGGCGTGGCAGTCCTTTGCATTGATGATGCCAATGTACGCGACATCATTCCTTTCGTATCTCAACCTGTTCTTCGTTATGGGCTATCAGAAGATGCAGATATTCGTGCAAGCAATGTTCGTGCTGATGGCGCCCAAATGCACTTTACAGTAGACCGTCGCACGGTTCGAAGACATGGTAATAAACCAGGACTACTCAATATCACCCTGAATTTGCCAGGCATACATAACGTCCGTAATGCATTGGCTGCTATTGGAATAGCTACTGAGTTGGGTGTTGGCGATGAGGCTATTACTAAGGCGCTCTCTGAGTTTGGTGGTGTTGGGCGCCGCTTTCAGTGTCATGGAGAAATTGCATTGGTAGCAGGCGGTAGCTTTACCTTGATTGATGACTATGGACATCATCCTGTGGAGATGGCAGCAACCTTGGCCGCAGCAAGAGGGGCATATCCAGGACGTCGCTTGGTTTTAGCATTCCAGCCACACCGCTTTACAAGAACTCGTGATTGCTTCGGAGAATTTGTCCAAGTCCTTAGAAATTTTGATGCCTTAGTGTTGACTGATGTGTATCCAGCGGGCGAGGCAAAAATTCCAGGTGCAGATGGCAAGAGCTTGATGAAAGCCGCGATTGCTGAAGATAAAAACTCTAAATCATTATTAAATTCGGATGCAGTAGCATTTGCTGCAAATGTTACTGAGATGCCAGAAAAATTAAGTCAAGTTTTAAAAGATGGGGATGTGTTGATTACGATGGGCGCAGGATCAATTTCTGCTTTGCCGCATATGTTGGTGGAGGCAAAGTATGTCTAA
- a CDS encoding cell division protein FtsQ/DivIB codes for MSNFMDRFGEIFSMLMAPFWDHSDRMEKLSRLLMRCFMVMLVAGILAWLSQRPVFALKQIQIEPVAGQTLKHINKSIVKQQVLETVQGNFFSVCLEDVKRGFESMSWVRHANVRRVWPNGLVVSIEEQKPFGTWGGSESHTLMNTHGELFSGRVSDVSEDIRLIDFSGPADAGKEVMSLYEKANNWFKPWGAEVTSLALTECYAWHVKLSNGMKVEFGRDEESSDKNLTEERVARLFKYWPQVQEKWANRIDAVDLRYANGFAVHLASVSLKKNEVDGKKVS; via the coding sequence ATGAGCAACTTCATGGACCGATTTGGTGAAATTTTCTCTATGTTGATGGCTCCTTTTTGGGATCACTCTGATCGCATGGAGAAGCTGAGTCGTCTATTGATGCGTTGTTTCATGGTGATGTTAGTCGCGGGCATATTGGCTTGGTTAAGTCAACGACCAGTATTTGCTTTAAAACAAATTCAAATAGAACCTGTCGCTGGACAAACGTTGAAACATATTAATAAGTCGATTGTGAAGCAACAAGTATTAGAAACGGTGCAGGGTAATTTCTTCAGCGTATGCCTAGAGGATGTGAAGCGTGGCTTTGAGAGTATGTCTTGGGTACGACATGCCAATGTACGTAGGGTCTGGCCAAATGGATTGGTAGTGAGTATCGAGGAGCAGAAGCCATTTGGTACTTGGGGTGGATCAGAAAGTCACACCCTCATGAATACACATGGCGAGCTATTTTCTGGGCGCGTTTCTGATGTGAGTGAGGATATACGTCTGATCGATTTCTCAGGTCCTGCAGATGCGGGCAAAGAAGTAATGAGTCTTTATGAAAAAGCTAACAACTGGTTTAAGCCATGGGGTGCAGAAGTAACTAGTCTTGCCCTTACTGAGTGCTATGCATGGCATGTCAAGCTCTCCAATGGAATGAAGGTTGAGTTTGGGCGCGATGAGGAAAGCTCCGACAAAAATTTAACTGAGGAGCGTGTTGCACGTTTATTTAAGTATTGGCCTCAAGTGCAAGAAAAGTGGGCTAACCGAATTGATGCAGTCGATTTACGTTATGCAAATGGTTTTGCTGTTCATCTTGCCTCTGTAAGTTTGAAGAAAAATGAAGTAGATGGAAAAAAAGTGAGTTGA
- the secA gene encoding preprotein translocase subunit SecA produces MAIGLLKTLVGSRNDRLLKQYRKVVAKVGAFEPSLQSLDDAALAAKTAEFKSRLAAGESIDDIAAEAFAVVREASVRVMKMRHFDAQILGGLALHQGKIAEMGTGEGKTLTATLPVYLNALTGKGVHVVTVNDYLAQRDAEWMSKLYNFLGMKVGVNLSQVDHTTKQEAYAADITYGTNNEFGFDYLRDNMVQDLNQRVQRGLAYAIVDEVDSILIDEARTPLIISGQAEDHTDLYIKINALPSHLERQIGEEKADGTGVEKPGDYWVDEKSQQVYLTEQGHDKAEAVLVQLGALNDGDSLYAPQNITLMHHVYAALRAHSLYHRDQHYVVQNGEVIIVDEFTGRLMQGRRWSDGLHQAVEAKEGVQIQNENQTLATITFQNYFRMYGKLAGMTGTADTEAYEFKEIYNLETVVIPPNRISQRKDKQDQIYRSSRERYDAVIKDIEECFERGQPVLVGTTSIENSELIAKLLDQRKLPHQVLNAKQHAREAEIIAQAGRPKMITIATNMAGRGTDIILGGNVGKQSSLIEADDTIAGSEKAAKIKQLQDEWQSIHDQVLAAGGLHIIGTERHESRRIDNQLRGRSGRQGDPGSSRFYLSLDDALLRIFAGDRLRAVMDRLKMPDGEPIEAGMVTRSIESAQRKVEGRNFDIRKQLLEYDNVANDQRKETYRLRNEVLESNDIGELIANLREDVLRSVCAVYVPLESMEEQWDLIGLENVLSSEWDLTIDLENWVEGAETVDDAEIVDRVLQAAKEAYDAKIELCGRESFAGFERSVLLYSLDSHWREHLAALDHLRQGIHLRGYAQKDPKQEYRREAFELYGELLNVIKNVVVKSIMTVQTRSANELDQASESMNDDLAKLSDVQYQHADPDREVAGSTGDRGAAIDIQPAPQRTGPKVGRNDPCPCGSGKKYKNCCGALV; encoded by the coding sequence ATGGCAATCGGTCTTCTTAAAACCCTGGTCGGCAGCCGAAACGACCGCCTCTTGAAACAGTATCGCAAAGTCGTTGCCAAGGTTGGCGCTTTTGAGCCAAGCCTGCAATCTTTGGATGATGCCGCGCTTGCTGCAAAAACTGCGGAATTCAAATCCCGTTTAGCAGCAGGAGAGTCAATAGACGATATCGCTGCTGAAGCTTTCGCGGTTGTTCGCGAGGCAAGTGTACGCGTTATGAAAATGCGCCATTTTGATGCCCAGATTCTTGGTGGTTTGGCTTTGCACCAAGGAAAAATTGCAGAGATGGGGACTGGTGAGGGTAAAACCTTAACTGCAACTCTTCCTGTCTATTTAAATGCACTCACTGGTAAGGGTGTGCATGTTGTTACGGTCAATGATTATTTGGCACAACGTGATGCTGAGTGGATGTCTAAGCTTTATAACTTCTTGGGTATGAAGGTGGGCGTGAACTTATCCCAGGTGGATCACACTACCAAACAGGAAGCTTACGCCGCCGACATTACTTACGGCACTAATAACGAATTTGGTTTTGATTACTTGCGCGACAACATGGTTCAGGATCTGAATCAACGTGTACAGCGCGGCTTAGCCTATGCAATTGTTGACGAAGTTGACTCCATTTTGATTGATGAAGCTCGAACTCCATTGATCATTTCTGGCCAAGCTGAAGATCACACAGATCTCTACATTAAGATAAATGCATTGCCATCTCATTTAGAACGTCAAATTGGCGAAGAGAAGGCGGATGGTACTGGCGTTGAGAAGCCAGGCGATTATTGGGTGGATGAGAAGTCTCAGCAGGTTTATTTAACAGAGCAAGGTCATGACAAGGCTGAAGCTGTATTGGTTCAGCTCGGTGCTTTGAATGATGGTGATTCTCTCTATGCGCCACAAAATATTACTTTGATGCATCATGTGTATGCAGCTCTACGTGCACATTCTTTATATCACCGTGATCAACATTATGTGGTTCAGAATGGTGAAGTCATTATTGTGGATGAATTTACTGGTCGCTTAATGCAGGGTCGACGTTGGTCGGATGGATTGCATCAAGCTGTCGAGGCAAAAGAAGGCGTGCAGATTCAGAATGAGAATCAAACCTTAGCGACGATTACTTTCCAAAATTATTTCCGCATGTATGGCAAGCTGGCCGGTATGACTGGTACTGCTGATACGGAGGCGTATGAATTCAAGGAAATTTATAACTTGGAGACGGTTGTTATTCCTCCAAATCGTATTAGTCAAAGAAAAGATAAGCAAGACCAAATCTATAGGTCTTCACGCGAACGCTACGATGCTGTCATCAAAGATATAGAAGAGTGTTTCGAGCGCGGGCAGCCGGTTTTGGTAGGTACCACATCAATTGAAAATTCTGAGTTGATCGCGAAGTTGCTTGATCAGCGCAAGTTACCGCACCAGGTATTGAATGCGAAACAGCATGCTCGTGAAGCGGAAATTATTGCTCAGGCAGGTCGTCCAAAAATGATCACGATTGCCACCAATATGGCAGGGCGCGGTACTGATATTATTTTGGGTGGTAATGTTGGCAAGCAATCTTCCTTGATTGAGGCAGATGACACAATTGCAGGGTCAGAAAAAGCGGCCAAGATTAAGCAGTTGCAAGACGAGTGGCAAAGCATTCATGACCAGGTACTCGCGGCGGGTGGTTTACATATCATCGGTACCGAGCGTCATGAGAGCCGTCGTATTGATAACCAATTACGAGGTCGTTCTGGCCGTCAAGGTGATCCTGGCTCTTCCCGTTTCTATCTTTCGCTAGATGATGCACTTCTGAGGATTTTCGCGGGTGATCGTTTGCGCGCTGTCATGGATCGTCTCAAGATGCCTGATGGTGAGCCAATTGAGGCTGGAATGGTTACGCGCTCTATTGAATCTGCGCAGCGCAAAGTGGAAGGTCGTAACTTCGACATTCGTAAGCAGTTACTTGAATATGACAACGTTGCAAATGATCAGCGCAAAGAAACATATCGCCTCAGAAACGAAGTGCTTGAGAGTAATGACATTGGCGAATTAATTGCTAACTTGCGTGAAGATGTATTGCGCTCAGTATGCGCAGTTTATGTGCCCCTTGAATCTATGGAAGAACAGTGGGATCTCATTGGATTAGAAAATGTTTTATCCAGTGAATGGGATCTTACGATAGATCTCGAGAATTGGGTTGAGGGTGCTGAGACCGTTGATGACGCAGAAATTGTTGATCGAGTTTTGCAGGCCGCTAAAGAAGCTTACGATGCGAAGATTGAACTTTGCGGTCGTGAATCTTTTGCTGGTTTTGAGCGCTCAGTTCTCTTGTATAGCTTGGATAGTCACTGGCGTGAACACTTGGCAGCTTTGGATCATTTGCGTCAGGGTATTCATTTGCGTGGTTATGCTCAGAAGGATCCAAAACAAGAATATCGTCGTGAAGCCTTCGAGTTATATGGTGAATTGCTAAATGTCATTAAGAATGTTGTAGTGAAAAGCATCATGACAGTGCAGACTAGAAGCGCGAATGAATTAGATCAAGCCTCTGAGTCGATGAATGATGACTTGGCTAAACTATCAGACGTTCAATATCAGCATGCTGACCCAGATAGAGAAGTTGCTGGCTCAACTGGTGATCGAGGTGCTGCCATTGATATTCAACCGGCTCCTCAGCGAACTGGACCAAAGGTTGGTCGCAACGATCCATGCCCATGTGGCAGTGGCAAGAAGTATAAGAATTGTTGCGGCGCCTTAGTTTAG
- the lpxC gene encoding UDP-3-O-acyl-N-acetylglucosamine deacetylase, with protein sequence MTKQRTIATPVKTVGIGLHSGRKVTISIKPAPINSGVQFVRVDTPDQSVVPATALAVCDTRLASVIQKDGIRVSTVEHLLSACAGLGLDNLLIELDGEEVPIMDGSAASFLFLIESAGIAEQNAPRQFLVMKKPVEVREGDKLARLEPFFGFKLDFTIDFKHPAVDKTGQRFIVDFAEHAYRSEIGRARTFGFAHEVEALREMGLARGGSLDNAIVLDEHRILNNEELRYEDEFVRHKILDAIGDLYLIGRPIVGAYVAEKSGHALTNALLRKLLEDPSAYEICSFAENKAPAAYSQESQPLFFKGFLTT encoded by the coding sequence ATGACGAAGCAAAGAACCATTGCAACCCCGGTTAAAACCGTGGGAATTGGCTTGCATTCTGGTCGTAAGGTGACGATTTCTATTAAGCCCGCGCCTATTAATTCGGGGGTACAGTTTGTACGAGTAGATACACCAGATCAATCTGTAGTTCCTGCCACGGCTCTTGCGGTATGTGACACAAGATTAGCTTCTGTCATACAAAAAGATGGTATTCGCGTTTCTACAGTAGAGCATTTGCTTTCAGCATGTGCAGGTCTTGGACTGGATAATTTATTGATTGAACTTGATGGCGAAGAAGTACCCATCATGGATGGTAGTGCTGCTTCATTTTTGTTTCTGATTGAATCCGCTGGCATTGCTGAGCAAAATGCACCTCGTCAATTTTTAGTGATGAAAAAACCAGTAGAGGTACGCGAGGGCGATAAGCTTGCGCGACTAGAGCCGTTCTTTGGATTCAAGTTAGATTTTACAATTGACTTTAAACATCCCGCAGTCGATAAAACCGGTCAACGCTTTATCGTCGACTTTGCAGAACATGCTTATCGTAGTGAGATTGGTCGTGCCCGCACTTTTGGTTTTGCTCATGAGGTAGAGGCATTGCGTGAAATGGGTCTAGCACGTGGTGGCAGTTTGGATAACGCCATTGTTTTAGATGAACACCGAATTTTGAATAACGAAGAACTTCGTTATGAAGATGAATTTGTGCGACACAAAATTTTAGATGCCATTGGCGACCTTTATCTCATTGGGCGCCCTATTGTGGGTGCCTATGTTGCCGAGAAGTCTGGCCATGCTCTCACTAACGCACTTTTACGTAAGCTTTTGGAGGATCCAAGTGCTTATGAAATTTGCTCTTTTGCCGAAAATAAGGCCCCAGCAGCATATTCTCAAGAAAGCCAACCCCTCTTTTTTAAGGGGTTTTTAACTACTTAG
- a CDS encoding D-alanine--D-alanine ligase produces MDANLSSWGERVQASLAGLDVKSLGRVGVLLGGKSGEREISLMSGNGVLDALLSKGIDAHAFDTGLRCPTELAKEKFDRIFISLHGRFGEDGTIQGLLELLGLPYTGSGVLASALAIDKIATKQIWMSNGLSTPEYEELTATSDWNAVVQHLGLPLIVKPAHEGSSLGLTKVKSVEELPAAYKLAAGLDNKVVAETCIIGDELTCPLAGYGKSAEALPVIKIIPPQANYDFHNKYFSDETQYLCPTGVAPEVNAAVQELALAAYKALGCRTWGRADVMLDKKTGKPYLLEMNTSPGMTSHSLVPMAAKAVGVDYADLVLWLLSQTLLQREGAPS; encoded by the coding sequence ATGGATGCAAATTTGAGTTCTTGGGGTGAACGCGTGCAGGCTAGCTTAGCTGGCTTAGATGTGAAGTCTTTGGGTCGAGTAGGTGTTTTGCTTGGTGGAAAGTCTGGCGAGAGAGAAATCTCTCTAATGTCTGGCAATGGTGTTTTAGATGCATTACTGTCGAAGGGTATTGATGCACATGCCTTTGATACGGGCTTACGTTGCCCTACAGAATTGGCCAAAGAAAAATTTGATCGCATTTTCATTTCTCTGCATGGTCGCTTTGGTGAAGATGGAACCATTCAAGGTTTATTAGAGTTGTTAGGTTTGCCTTACACCGGCAGTGGCGTTTTGGCCTCCGCTTTAGCTATCGACAAGATTGCAACAAAACAGATCTGGATGAGCAACGGCTTATCTACTCCTGAGTATGAGGAACTAACTGCAACAAGCGATTGGAATGCAGTTGTACAGCATTTGGGTTTGCCGTTAATTGTGAAGCCCGCACATGAAGGCTCCTCTTTGGGTTTAACTAAAGTGAAATCAGTGGAAGAATTGCCCGCCGCATACAAGCTTGCTGCTGGATTGGATAATAAAGTGGTTGCAGAGACCTGCATTATTGGCGATGAATTAACTTGTCCGTTAGCTGGTTATGGGAAATCTGCTGAGGCTTTGCCAGTAATCAAAATTATTCCACCGCAAGCAAATTATGATTTTCATAATAAGTACTTTTCAGATGAAACTCAGTATTTATGCCCCACTGGGGTTGCGCCAGAAGTCAATGCAGCTGTTCAAGAGTTAGCTTTAGCTGCATATAAGGCTTTAGGATGCCGCACGTGGGGTCGTGCCGATGTGATGTTGGATAAAAAAACAGGCAAACCTTATTTGCTGGAAATGAATACTTCACCAGGCATGACTTCGCATTCTTTAGTGCCAATGGCTGCTAAAGCTGTTGGAGTTGATTACGCAGATTTAGTGCTTTGGCTATTAAGCCAAACATTGCTGCAAAGAGAGGGCGCTCCTTCATGA
- the ftsZ gene encoding cell division protein FtsZ, giving the protein MEFEMLDQETAGKTIIKVVGVGGAGGNAVQHMIRRGVSGVEFICMNTDAGALQRSEASVNLQLGSSGLGAGAKPEIGAASAEEARARIADTLQGAHMVFITAGMGGGTGTGAAPVVAQVAKEMGILTVGVISKPFDFEGVKRLKVAENGASKLESYVDSLIVVLNEKLFEVMGEDAEFDKAFACADDVLHNAVSGIAEIINVQGLINVDFEDVKTVMGEQGKAMLGTATVSGMDRARLAAEAAVASPLLEGVDLSGARGVLVNITASRSLKLSETREVMAAIRGYAADDATVIFGTVYDESLGDALRVTVVATGLNNPQACKNNQPEVVWRQATGTHDAMPTMADLNSFAPASASAVMSKANVDSALDASAGMALTGSGIAPAAPSPSASGGVDYSQYDLPRVFRSSREATPAPTLGADSSLQAKSMLDKGADYYEIPAFLRKQAD; this is encoded by the coding sequence ATGGAATTTGAAATGTTAGATCAAGAAACAGCTGGCAAGACCATCATTAAAGTGGTTGGAGTCGGTGGCGCTGGTGGTAATGCTGTCCAGCATATGATCCGTCGCGGAGTGAGCGGAGTAGAGTTCATTTGCATGAACACCGATGCTGGCGCTTTACAGCGTTCTGAGGCATCTGTGAATTTGCAATTGGGCTCTAGCGGATTAGGCGCTGGGGCTAAACCAGAAATTGGTGCTGCTTCTGCTGAAGAAGCTCGCGCTCGCATTGCAGATACATTGCAAGGTGCACATATGGTATTTATCACTGCAGGTATGGGCGGTGGTACCGGAACAGGAGCAGCCCCAGTCGTAGCTCAAGTAGCAAAAGAGATGGGCATTCTTACTGTTGGTGTAATCAGTAAGCCATTTGATTTTGAGGGAGTGAAGCGATTAAAGGTGGCAGAGAACGGTGCTTCTAAACTCGAATCGTATGTAGATTCACTCATTGTTGTTCTCAATGAAAAACTTTTTGAAGTGATGGGTGAAGACGCTGAGTTTGATAAGGCATTTGCTTGTGCTGATGATGTGTTGCATAACGCTGTTTCTGGCATTGCGGAAATTATCAATGTTCAAGGTTTGATTAACGTTGACTTTGAAGACGTAAAGACGGTAATGGGCGAGCAAGGCAAAGCGATGCTGGGAACAGCAACTGTTTCTGGTATGGATCGTGCACGCTTAGCTGCTGAAGCTGCAGTTGCATCACCATTGCTGGAAGGCGTTGATTTATCTGGTGCACGTGGCGTATTGGTAAACATTACAGCTAGCCGTTCATTGAAGTTGTCTGAAACTCGTGAAGTGATGGCTGCAATCCGCGGATATGCTGCAGATGATGCAACTGTGATTTTCGGTACTGTATATGACGAAAGTTTGGGTGATGCCTTGCGTGTGACTGTTGTTGCTACTGGCTTGAATAATCCTCAGGCATGCAAAAATAATCAGCCTGAAGTGGTTTGGAGACAGGCTACTGGTACACATGATGCAATGCCAACCATGGCGGATTTAAATAGTTTTGCTCCTGCTAGCGCATCAGCGGTCATGAGTAAAGCGAATGTGGATTCCGCTTTAGATGCTAGCGCAGGAATGGCGTTAACAGGTTCTGGTATTGCGCCTGCAGCCCCAAGTCCATCAGCAAGTGGCGGGGTTGATTACAGCCAGTATGATTTACCGCGAGTTTTTCGTAGCTCTCGTGAAGCGACTCCTGCACCTACATTAGGCGCAGACAGCTCACTTCAGGCTAAATCCATGTTGGATAAAGGGGCTGATTACTATGAAATCCCAGCCTTTTTACGCAAGCAAGCAGATTAA